The sequence CCTGTCCTCCCATTGCACTCTTTTTTCGCTGGAAAGTTCTTTCCTGGCTGTGGCAATagttcctttttcccttcccagGGAGAGAGGAGCCCTGCCCCTCCTCAGAGTGTTTGTGTGACTAGTTCACCCCCACCTCAGGGCTGCCACTCCAGGAAGTCCAGGGTGGTGTTACACTGGGTGTGCAACTCCCACCTACCCCCTGCAAACCCTCAAGCCTTCTGGACTACAATTAGCAATTGATTTGCCTAAGTATTGCCCTGTCCCTggtagtaataaaaaaataatgtatgtatatgCCCTGGGAAGAAGTTACACGTGAGCTCTAATACTGGCTCTTTAAGGATGTCCACAAGGTCAAAGTTATTTTTGGAATCCTGCTTCTCCCACCATGTCCTTTGTTCTTTGCATTCTCATCTCTCACAGGTatacagtggagttttccagaggcttcATGAAATGTGATGACATTATTGCTCTCACAGCTAATGGAAAGTGTGCTTGTGTGTTTCTGTCGTTAACACTCGTGAGTTCTAATTTCTGTTATGGTTAAGTCTCAAAAGAATAAAGTGCAAGCAAAAGCCCTTTGGAATCCTTGAGTTGTTAAAGGGTCTGGGAACAAAGTTTAAGAACTGCTACTTTAGTACAAAGAATTTTCTCCTTAATTCTAGATGATGcaccagaggcagagagagagaatttaggaCCTAGAGTGGAGGCAGTCTCAAAAGCGGTGTGGAGTGGACAGAGACAGGTGAAAAGGGCTACAGGGACTggatctggggaaaaaaataccctCCAACACACAGTTTTGTCCTGCCCCCAACCACCCCACTTTGGGTGCCAGGTCCAAATTGTTACAGGTCACTAACCAACAAGGAAACCAATTCTGTCTGTATCCATTAAACTCCGTATCGTTGAGTTTACTCGGCAAGGGAAGTTCTGGGCAAGGGAAGCCCAGGTGGAAATGAGGGTGGGTGGCACCTGAGGTCCTAAGACTACTGTGGTGGCTGTAAATCCAGGACACCCACTTTCTGCTCCATCTCCCAGCTCTCAAGAGTGTTTCATGACCACGCCAAGGGCATGCCATCCAGTCATCTGCCTCTGCATTGGGAAAGCTCACAGCTTCACTTCCTAGGGACTGGGGAAGGGGTCGGCCTCAGGCTCTCCATCACCACCAAACTAAAGAAGGCCATTAGCACAGCGCTCCTCCTTCCCAGGCTCCCCACACTTTGTTCTTTTCTGCATTTCTGGGCGGGAGTTGCCTTCCAGAAGTCCCAAGTGCCCAATCCACTTCCCTCGGGTACACACCCTAATGCGTGTCAGCGGCAAGGGGGTGAGAGGTGGGGGTGACCGAGCGATGGCATGATGTGCTGTCAGAGGGCCGAGTCCTCGGGGAGCTGGGTTAAGGGTGTCCCCACGTTGGAGGGCCTGAGCAGCCCCTGTTCGGCGGTAGCCGGGGTGGTGATGCAAGTGGTCTCAGTGGGCTGTTCGGCGAGCGCCCCCTGAGCCCCGTTGGTGGCCAAGGTCCTGGCGCGGTTCGGAGTGCCCAGGCCTCGCAGGGTGTTGCGGAAACCCTCGGCGCTGAAGTAATACACCAGAGGGTCTAGCACGCAGTTGGCGCCGGCCAACAGCACCATCACCATCAGCACCCCGCGCACCCGATCGCAGACCTTGCTGTTCGCCGCCACCAGGTTGCCCCGCAGCAGCCCGTACGCCGCCAGCGTGGCGTTGTAGGGCACGAAGCACAGCAGGAAGATGACGAGGTTGGCCAGCAGGAGGCGCACGGTCTTCCGCCGCCGCTGGCTCTGCGTGGCGTCGGGCCGCGCCAGGGTCCAGAAGACCCGGCCCGACGAGTAGAGCACCGCCACCAGGGGCAGCAGGAAGCCCAGCGCCTCGGCCAGCAGCACGAGCGGCAGCAGCCCGCCCTTCCACAGCCTGTCGCCGAAGCTCTCGAAGCACAGGCGCACCTGGCCGCCGCCGTAGCTGCAGGACGAGGGCCTGTGCACCAGGACGGTGGGCACGGCGAACACGAGGATGAGCGCCCACACTCCCAGGCAGAGCAGCCGCGCCACGCGGGGCCGCCGCAGGTGGCGCAGCCGCAGCGGGTGCACGATGGCCGCGTAGCGGTCCACGTTGATGAGAGTCAGGAAGATGCAGCTGCCGTACATGTTCGTCTGGAAGATGGCGCCCGCTGTCTGGCACAGGAGGTCGGAGAAGGGCCAGTAGTGCAGGGCGTAGTAGGAGATGCGCACGGGCAGCGAGAGAGTGAAGAGCAGGTCGCTGGCCGCCAGGTTGCACATGTACACGCTCACGACGGAGTGCACGCGCAGCGCGCGCAGGAAGACCCAGAGGGCCAGCGCGTTGAGGGGGAGCCCTGCGGCCAGCACCAGGCTGTAGGCCACCATGTGCAGGCGGTGGGTGGGCCGGTAGTCGGGGCACGGGGGAACAGAACCGTTGGCAGGGGGAACAGAACTGTTGGTAGAGTTGGGCAACATCGTACCGAAGTGTGGGGAGGAGCTAGGCTGGGGGCATCATGAGGCACACTAGGACCCTGGCATCGCGTTCATCTCCAGGGCGGGGCCTGGAGGCCGCACAGAGAGAGCGCCCCAAAGCAAGCAGGGCATGGGAATGTGGGCTATGGCTGCGGAACAGATGGCTGCCAGGGGTTGGATGCTTTGGGTTACAGCTTCATCAGCAGTGGAGACCTGGAATAGCAAGggaagccaaagtcaagagtatGCAAAGACAGGGTAGAAGTCACAAATGTTTATCTAGCTAACTTGGCTGGCCTCTTGGGTCTTTCCCCCACCTTCCATCCGGCCAGAATAGCTTTCTGCAGGAAGGCTGTGTAGCACAGTGTTAAATGcccaggctctggaatcagactgccaGGGTTTAAATCCTGGTTTTGCCAGCTTGCCTAGCTTTGTCCTCAAAAAGGTGACTTAATCTCTCATTTTCCTTAcctggggggaaaaagaggggGTCCCTTATGTCATGAGGTTGTTAGATGAAATGAGATATGTGTAAAGTGCACAGGTTGCTGTTATTATCAAATAACAttgctcccttcctttctgtcttctacAGATGTTTCCTGAGCCTTTAGAAGGTTCCAGGCATGTTCAAAGCACTGAACAAAATGAAGGCCTTGCTTGCCCCCATCTGCCTTACATTCCATTGaggggagacagataataaagTGCAAGTAAATAGGTATTATGTCAGATGGTGAGAATTATGATGGAGCACCTCCCCTGGAACTCCCCAGCTCTGCTGGCTCCCAGTTATCTAAAGAATAAAGTTCAAACTCCCCAGTGCAGTACAAAATCCTGAGCCTCACTCATTACATCACAGTTGCTCCTGTGTACGCTGGGTTTGTGGTCAGAGGTTCAGCTTGTGTGACCTCTCTCAGTTTTTTCATCCGTAAACTGGGGATAATAACACAAAGGGCTCTCAAAGGCGGATCACACATCAGCATGGTCCTGCCAGGCAGGGGAAGGTTCTACTTTTCCAAGTGTTCCCTGGAGGATCTGACTAGGGAGCTTCCCAAATGGGGTCTGTGATGGAtggatgtttgtttttgttttttttggggggggggttgtttaagtttattttatctttgagagagaaagagaaagagggagagagcaagtgggggaggggcagagagcgagacagaggatcggaagcaggcagagagcagcagagcccagtgtggggctcaaactcatgaactgcgagatcatgacctgagctgaagtcagacacttagccaactgagccacacaggtgccccagaaggtgTTGTTTTAATGAGGGTTCAGAGGGGACCCTAAGTCCAGAAAGCGTGACTGGGGCGAGGAGGCACCGAGGGCATTGCCGAGGCTGCTGGAGAGAGCAGACCACAGCAGCCACAGTGCTCAGGCAAAAGCTGGTGGACAACGGATATGGCCAGGAGGTAGAGGAGTCAGAGGGACAGGAGATGGTCACAGGATCCCACCCTCCTTAATGTCCTAATGCCACAGAAGCTACTCCTCCCTCTTTAACGCCCAAATGCCATCTTTTGGGCGGGGGGCTGAAATACACAGAACttcaaaattaccattttaactgtctttaagtatacaattcagtgacattaagtacactCACAATGATGCGTGATCGTCACTGCtacttccagaactttttcatcatcccaaaccactctatacccattaaataataactgcCTATTCTCTCCCCACACTCTCTCCAGCtcctggtaacctctattctactttctgtctccaggaATTTGCCTACTctatttgaattagtgttttcattttctttgggtaaatacccagcagtggaattactggattatatggtaaattatttttaattacttgaggaacctccatattcttttccagagtggctggaccaatttacattcccactgacaatgcaagagggttcctttttccccacgTTCTCGCcagaatttcttatttcttgtctttttgataccagccattctgacaaatgtaaggtgatatcacattgttttgagattgacttgcatttccctgatgatgagcgacgtggagcatcttttcatgtgtccactggccatccatatgtcttctttggaaacgtgtctactcaggtcctctgcccatttttaaaaatagattacttGGTATTTTGGTGTTGAATTTGCCTATCCTAggttcctcatatgagtggaatcatatagtatctgtccttttctgtctggcttatttcacttcacataaagttttcaaagtccatccatgttgtagtatgtatcagaattgcaatctttttttttttatagtggaataatatatgcataaattgtttttaatctattcatcTGGCAATGGTTACTTGGAATTTTATAcgttttggctattgtgaataatgctgtgaacGTGGGGTCCACATGCCATCTGAGGGAGCAGGGTCATCTGGAGACCCTGAGCAATTATTCCAAGATACTGGATTTATTCCTTTCAAAAGAAActgcttaaattcttttttttttttttaagattttatttttaagtaatctctacacccaacatgggctcaaactcacaaccctgagatcaagagtctcctgctccaccaactgagccagccacgagCCCTGGAACTGCTTAACTTCCTGCATGGAACCAAGTTGTAAACCTGACTCTAAGAgttttcttgtgggttttttgctcatttgttcctCCCCCAACTACGACTACCAGCAGTTTAAGACTTGTGAGAGGTCTcgtagaataaaggaaataaacgtTTCCTCTGCAAAATACCCATTTCAACAATGAAAATAACACTACAGAGGGATGAAACacacagaaaggcaaatgaaatGAGACTCTTTCCCTGAcccatgcaccccccccccccttccatgCTTCTTTGCTCCAGTCACACCAAGCTAATGATAATTGGGCACATGCCTTTTGCACGTGCTCTGCCTCCCATTCCCCAGCTGGCAAAGTCAATCATTTCTTAGGACTCCGGAAAGCCTTgcctgactccctccctccccacagggcAGCTGTAGTTCCCTCACAAGTGCTTCCACTCTGCGCACAGGTTTCCCTTGGGTGTCCCACCTGTATTGTAATTAGCTGTTCTTGGTCTGCCCctcccactagactgtgagctcttgGAGGGAGGGGCTGCGGACTGGGACTTAGTCATCGTTGTAGTCCGAGCCACTACCTCAATACATGTTGTGTGAAAATTGTTAGCGATCATTTACTGACCATCCGCCACATCCCGGGGTATTTTAGGTGCCTCGTCTTTATTCCTTCCAACAGTCCTTTGTTCATCCTGATTTTTacgggaaaggaaacagaagctctaGAGCTCCGGTTGGCATTCAAACTCAGGATTCCAACCCAGCTCCAAGCTGCCCCGCTGCTTGCAACAAGAGTGGATGGTTGGATGTGAGGACGCATGTTGCACGGAGCACTTGGTCTCTTAGCCCATGAGAAATCTGTGCCCATAggggcgcccagggggctcagccggcagagggtccaacttcagctcaggtcatgctcttgcagttcgtgggtttgagccccaagtcgggctcgctgctgtcagcgcaagagcccgcttcggatcctctgtcctcctctctctctctgcctccttccctgctcatgctgtctctctaaaaatgaataaacattaaaaagaagaagaaaaaagaaatctgtgccCACAAATAAATtgtgtttacttctttatttgcCCAGGtgcaatatatactttttaatagcCCACTTTTTCTCGACTTTCAAACACTAGTAACAGAGTCCTCTTGTtttcacgcacacacacaagtgtgccCCTCCTTAGGATGTCCTCTTACCTACTTAAGCACTTAGTTTGCTGCCTTGAACTCCTCCggttgttttatgtgtgtttatttgattCCATTATCCCCACCTAGATGGTAAGGTCATTGGGTGGGGCCCTATCTTCCATCGCTTTATTCCCAAGCTCACTCACACTTCAGTCTCTGCTTAGCAGGCCCTTGTGACATTCATTGGCCCCCTGGAAGGaaatctgcccccacccccaatgtcCACCCATCCTGTAATCTTGCTGCAATATCTTTTGTATCAATCAGTCAGTCAACCGCTTCTTATCACACTCCTATCTTGTCCAGGTGTCTAACTCACTTAGTAAAGGACCATGTCCCCTAAAAGTCCTGTTCGGGAACAGCCtgcattaaaatttcaaaaacagtttACACTATAACTACAGTAACACTTTATCATTCTGAACCATTGCTTGAAGAATCAATAGCTTCTTACAACTGGGAGGCACATGCCTgacaatgaatgagtgaatgagtaatTATTTTCCAAGAATCCCAAGTATTTCTGTCAATAAAGTTACAATGTTAAAGAGACCATAAGGTACTAGGTGAGCTTCTGCTTAAAGGTACagttagaggggtgcctgggtggctcagttggttaagctaccaacttcggctcaggtcatgatgtcatgatctcgcagtttgtgggttcgagccccgcgtcgggctctgtgctgacagctcagagcctggagcctacttcagattctatgtctccccctctctctacgcctcccctgctcacactctgtgtctctctgtctctcaataataaataaacattaaaaaattaaaataaaataaaggtacagTTAGAGACCCATAAAGCAGATGGTTATGCCTTCATTACTGAATTCCAAAG is a genomic window of Acinonyx jubatus isolate Ajub_Pintada_27869175 chromosome B4, VMU_Ajub_asm_v1.0, whole genome shotgun sequence containing:
- the LPAR5 gene encoding lysophosphatidic acid receptor 5 codes for the protein MLPNSTNSSVPPANGSVPPCPDYRPTHRLHMVAYSLVLAAGLPLNALALWVFLRALRVHSVVSVYMCNLAASDLLFTLSLPVRISYYALHYWPFSDLLCQTAGAIFQTNMYGSCIFLTLINVDRYAAIVHPLRLRHLRRPRVARLLCLGVWALILVFAVPTVLVHRPSSCSYGGGQVRLCFESFGDRLWKGGLLPLVLLAEALGFLLPLVAVLYSSGRVFWTLARPDATQSQRRRKTVRLLLANLVIFLLCFVPYNATLAAYGLLRGNLVAANSKVCDRVRGVLMVMVLLAGANCVLDPLVYYFSAEGFRNTLRGLGTPNRARTLATNGAQGALAEQPTETTCITTPATAEQGLLRPSNVGTPLTQLPEDSAL